Below is a window of Frigoribacterium sp. SL97 DNA.
GTCCCCGAGCACCCCGTGAGCGTGACGACGGCGAGCGCGGCGACGCCGAGACCGGCCGCGAGGGCGCCGCGGCGGAGGGTGGTGGGGGACGAGGAGGCGCGGGTCGCGATGGTCGCGGAGGTCGTGTCGTTCATGTCTACGATCCTCGCCGCGGGGCCCGGTACCGGAACATCACGTGCACCCACGGACCCGCGCGGGGGTTATCCCCCGGTGGCCCCCACTCCGTCCACAGCGGGAGTCGGTCGTACCGGTCGGTGTCGTAGGGTCGAGAGCAGGTCCGGCACGCAGACGTCCGGACGGACGACGGACGGGGCACTCCCCTCCGGGAACGAGGGGGACATCGTGACCGACCACCGAGGCCTCGGCCAGGGCGACACCGGCGCGGGGGCGACCTCGGTCGAACCACGGATCGCCCTCACGGCGACGCCGTTCGTCACCGCGATCGCCCTCTCGCCGATCATCGCGATGGGCCTCGTGGTGGTGACCATGCGGCGCGCCCTCGAACTGGCCGTCCCGGGCCGGACGGGCGTCGACGCCGGTGACCTGGGCGTCGTGCAGATCGCCTCGTTCGTGCTCTGGATCGGCATCGTGTTGCTCGCCTGGCTCGACCACCGTACGCTGCGCTCCCGCGGACTGGAGCGACCCTTCTCCTGGGCGTGGGCCCTGCTCGGCCCGCTCGTCTACCTGATCGGCCGCAGCGTCGTCGTGCGCCGCCGGGTCGGTGGCAGCGCCGCTCCGCTCTGGCTCTACCTCGGGCTGACCGTTCTCGGCTCCATCATCGCCGTGATCGTCGTCGTCTCGTCCGGGGTGCCGACGCCGTGAGCGTCGTGGAGGTCAGCACCGTCGTCGTCGTCGGCCTGATCGTCGCCGTCGGCGTCGTGGCCGCCGTCGGCGTCGTCCGGCGCGGACGACGTGACCGGGCGATCGCCGCCCGCCTCGACGCCACCGACCCCGGGGCCGGGGTCCGTGCCCAGGCCGAGGCGGAACGCCGACACGAGGCCCCTCGAGGCGAGGCGGGCGGCATGTCCCGTTCGGCCGGCGGCAAGAACTCGGCCTGACCCGCGTCGAGCTGGGAACACGATCGCCGACGGACGCGTACTGTCACACGGGTCGAAGGCGTTTTCTTGCGTCTTCATTGGCCGGTGTTGCTTGCATCCCTGCCCGTGAAGCTCATGCGACAACATCGGCATCTGGGGCACGGCTACGGACTCTTCCGCGGCCGTGCCCCTCTCTCGTGCCCGGGCGGGCCGCAGGTGCGGCCGACGCAAGGAGGCGCGGTGCGAGCCCCCTTCGCACCGCGCCTCCTTCATGGGCGCTTCATCGGAGGCGCAGGGCCGGCGCATCGGGACGGGCTCCAGGATGACGGTGATCCCATCCGAGGCGACCAGCCCCGAGCCGAGAGCGTGACCATGAGCGACCCCCGCCCGACCCGCATCCCCGAACCCGACCGCACGCCCGAGGGCCCTGCCTACGAGGGCCGACTGCTCGACCGCGTCGACGACGAGGTCGTCGACCAGGGCGTCGCCTTCGACCTGCGGACGCTCGTCTCGCGCCGCAGCGTGCTGGGCCTGATCGGGCTCGGGGCGGGCAGCGTCGTGCTCGCCGCCTGCACGTCGGCCACGGGGGCGGGCGGGACCGGCGCCTCCTCGACCGCCACGGCGTCGCCGAGCCCGAGCGCCTCCGCGGGCGCGGCCACCACGCTGCCGGCGGGCGAGATCCCCGACGAGACCGCCGGGCCCTACCCTGGCGACGGCTCGAACGGAGCCGACGTGCTCGAGCGGTCGGGCATCGTGCGCAGCGACATCCGGTCGAGCCTCGACGGTGGCACCACCGCGGCGGGGGTGCCGATCACGCTGAGCATGACGGTGCTCGACATGGCGAACGGCGACGTGCCGTTCGCCGACGTCGCCGTCTACGTCTGGCACTGCGACGCGGCCGGCGGGTACTCGATGTACTCGGACGGCATCACGGGCGAGACCTACCTGCGCGGCGTGCAGGTCGCCGACGCCTCCGGCACCGTGACCTTCTCGTCGGTCTTCCCGGCCTGCTACTCGGGGCGATGGCCGCACGTCCACTTCGAGGTCTACCCCGACGTGGGGTCGATCACCGATTCGACGAACGCGATCGCGACGTCCCAGCTCGCCCTGCCCGCGGACGCGTGCCGGACCGTCTACGCGCTCTCGGACTACGACGGTTCGACGGCCAACCTCGGGCGGGTCAGCCTCGCCGACGACAACGTCTTCAGCGACGACAGCGGGGCACTCCAGCTGCCGACGGTGACGGGCGACGCGACGTCGGGCTACGCACTGGCGCTGACCGTCCGCGTCGACACGGGCACGACACCCACCGCCGGCGCCGCACCCGGTGGCGGCGGCGCCCCGGCTCGCGCTGAGCCGCCGAGACCCCATGGCGACGGAAGGAGGCGCGGTGCGAGACCTCCTCGCACCGCGCCTCCTCGGGTCGTCGCCTACTGGTAGACGCGCACGTAGTCGACCTTCATCTGCTGCGGCAGCGGGGTGCTGCCGTCGGGGTAGCCGGGCCAGGCACCTCCGACCGCGACGTTGAGGATGATGAAGAAGGGCTTGTCGAAGACCCACGGGTCACCGCCCGTGCTGGCCGGCGTGACCTGGTGGTAGACCTGCCCGTCGACCGACCAGGTGATCGAGCCGGGTGCCCAGTCGACCGCGAAGGTGTGGAAGTCGTCGGCGATCGACCACCCCTGCGGGTGCTGCCACGTGCTGGTCAGGCCCTCACCGCCCGAGTAGCCGGGGCCGTGCACGGTGCCGTGCACGCGGTGCGGCTCGAAGCCGACGTTCTCCATGATGTCGATCTCGCCCGCGCTCGGCCAGGCGTTCGTGGGCAGGTCGGCCCCGAGCATCCAGAAGGCCGGCCAGATGCCCTGGCCGCGCGGGATCTGGATGCGCGCCTCGACCCGGCCGTACTGCGCCGTGTACTTGTCCTGCGTGGTCAGCCGGGCCGAGGTGTACGACCCGTCGCCCTCGCGCTTCGCGGTGATCACGAGGTTGCCGTTGCCGTCCAGGGCCGAGTTCGACCGCGAGTTCGTGTAGTTCTGCAGCTCGCCGTTGCCCCAGCCGCCCCCACCGGTCTCGAGGTTCCAGACCGAGGGGTCGGGGGCGCTGCCCGCGCCGCCGTCGAACTCCTGGGACCAGACGATCGCCTGCTGGGCGGAGGTCTCGGCCGAGGCCGGGGCGGGCGTGGCGGCGACCGTGGTCGCGGCGAGCGCCGCGGCGGCGGCCAGACCGACGCCGGTCAGGGTGCGACGCGTCAGGGTGCGACGGGTCAGGGTGCGTGTCGTCAGGTGCTGGTCGGTCCTCATCATGTCTCCGCTCGTCGTCGTGCGTCGGTTCGTGTCCGTGCGTCGGTTCGTGTCCGTGAGTCGGTTCGTGTCGTCAGGGCGTCCGGTCACGGGTACGTCACCACCCGGCTCGGGACGGTGTTGCCCGCGGGCGTCGGCACCGAGTCGCCGACGCCGTTGATGACGCTCGAGATCGTGCCGACGTCACCGAGCGAGACCGTGAAGACGCCGTGGGCCTTCACGCCCGGCACCCGGGGCACCTCGAAGGCCTGCGCCAGGCGCACCTGCGGGTTGGCGTTGAAGAACGAGTACACGCCGCCACCCCAGATCTCGTGGCTCGTCACGCCGTCCGCGACCTTGTACGCCGCCCAGCCCTCACCGGTCGGGCTCTGCCACGAGGCGTTGTCGGGCACGTCGTACGGCAGCTCGTTCTGGAAGAACACCGTGCGGCCGCGCTCGCCGTTCCACACCACCTGGTACTGCTGGTAGTGCTCGACGAACAGGCCGGTGGCCAGGACGTCGTCGCCGTTCACCTCGACGCCGGTCGCGCCGCGGTTGACCGTCCAGCCCGTGGGGGCGCCGCCGTGGTCGGCACGCCAGGCCCAGATGTGGTCGATGATCGTGTCGTCCGAGTTCACCTGCAACGTGGTGGTCGCGTTGCCCTGGATGCTCGAGCCGACGCGGAAGTACACGTCCTGCACGCTCTGCGGGTTCGCCGCGTGGTCGACGTGCGAGCCCGTCGTGCCGAGTCGCATCAGCTGGTCGCTGTTCTGCGTGCCGGCGTCGACGACGAGCCCCGAGACGTTCACCCCGGCGACGTCGGCCGTGGTCAGCACCGCGTCGCCGCTGGTCGGGACGAGCGTCGGGAACCCGATGCCCGTGACGACGGTGTCGGCCCGCGTGACCTCGATCGCCTGGTCGAGCTGATAGGTGCCCGGCGTGAAGAACAGGTTCAGGCCCTGCGCCAGGGCACCGTTGATCGTCGCGGCCGAGTCGCCCGGGTGCGCGACGAAGAAGTCGCGCATCGGCAGGTCGGTGCCGGGGGTGCCCGGCCAGGTGACCCCGGCCGAGTCCCGCTGCAGCGCGGGGACGAACACGTGGTAGTCCCCCGCGTCGTCGACGTAGAGGTACGGCTTCTCGCGCGTGACCGGGGTCGTGGCGAGGGTCGTGTAGCTCTTCGAGAAGTCGTTCGCGGGCGCGCCCTGCACACCCGAGAAGGTCATGTTCCAGTTGCCGCCCTGCCACGAACCGAGGGTCGAGTCGCGCGTGTACCACTGCTGCTGCGACCCCGAGCTGACGGTGCCGTCGACCTTGCTGTCGGCGATGTAGCCGCCCGACGAGTAGCCCTGTCCGCCGTCCTGGTTCGACGGCCCCATCGTCAGGTCGCCCCTGATGTGGACGCGACGCATGGGTGCCGCCTGCGACACGGCCCAGCGGTCGACGCCCGACTCCGGCTCGACGGCGAGGTTCTCGACCGACCGCCAGAAGTTCTGGGTGGCGTTCTTCTCGTCGCCGGCGTTCCACCCGGAGTCGACGTTGACCGCACCCCGGATCGTGACGTCGTCGGGGTCCTTGCCGAGCCCCTGCAGCGCCGTGTAGAAGCCCAGGTTCGCGAAGACCCGGCCGTAGGTGCCGGGCTCGAACAGGAAGGCGTGGCGCTGGCCGCCGAACTGCGCCGTCGGGTTGCGCAGCTGCGCGTCGAAGGCCGCGTCGATGTCGGCCTGGATCGTCGAGGCCGGCACGCTCGGGTCGTACACGGTCACGTTCGGGCCGAATTCCGGCCGGTCGCTGGTGGTCACGGTCGGTGCCGACTGCGCGGCGAGCGCGGGCACCACCGCCCCCACGACGCTCGCGGCGACCCCCGCCGCGATCAGAGTCCTCATCCGTCTGTGCATGATCTTCTCGTCTCCGGTGGCGTCTTTGCCACCCGATCCGGACGCTACGCCCGCCTCCACGACGAAACAAGACCCCCCTGTCCAGTACGCGAACGGGGGGGTGCGGGAAAAGTGCGGAGACTGCAGGAGGCGCGGTGCCGGTCACGCCGGCACCGCGCCTCCTCGGGTCCTGCGGTCAGAGCACCTGGTCGAGGAAGGTCTTCAGCCGGTCGGTGCGCGGGTGGTCGAAGAGCTGGGCCGGCGGCCCGGCCTCGACGACGACGCCACGGTCCATGAAGACGACCTGGTCGGCGGCCTCGCGGGCGAAGCCCATCTCGTGGGTGACGACGACCATGGTCATGCCCGCGCCGGCCAGGCCCTTCATCAGGGCGAGCACGCCCTTGACCAGCTCGGGGTCGAGGGCCGAGGTGGCCTCGTCGAAGAGCATGACCTCGGGGCCGAGCGCCAGGGCCCGGGCGATGGCGACGCGCTGCTTCTGGCCTCCCGAGAGGGACGCGGGCCGTACGTCGGCCTTCTCGGCGAGCCCGACCTCGGTGAGGCGCTCGAGCGCGACCCGTCGGGCCTCGGCCGCCGACACCCGACGCACCCGGCGGAGCGGCAGCACGATGTTGTCGAGCACCGTCCGGTGCGGGAACAGGTTGAAGTGCTGGAACACCATGCCGACCCGACGACGCAGCGCGTCCTCGGAGCCGTGCAGCACGTCCGTCCCGTCGAGCAGCACCTCGCCGCCCGAGGGCTCCTCGAGGCGGTTGATGCAGCGCAACACCGTCGACTTGCCCGACCCCGAGGGGCCGATGATGCAGGTCGTCGAACCGGCGGGCACCACGAGGTCGATGCCGTGCAGCACCCGGGTGGCGCCGAAGTCCTTGGTCAGGCCCCGGATCTCGAGGTCGCCGGCGGTCTGGACCGAGGGCACGGCAGGAGGCGCGGTGAGGGTGGTCATCGAGGGGCTCCAGACGTGGCGGGGGCGAGGGGTTCGGTGGTGGCGGCCGAGGCGGTGGCGGCCGAGGTGGCGGGGGCGGCCGTGGCGACCGCTCCCGCCGAGGTCGGCGGGGAGGCCGGTGGCACCGTGCCCGACGGGCGCCTCCCGAACGAGCGGCCCTCGCGCAGCCGGCGGTCGATGACGTTGACCAGGTGCGTCAACGGCACCGTGATGATCAGGTAGAACACGCCCGCCAGCACGAGCGGCGAGAGGTTGCCGTTGGTGATGGCCGCGTCCTGCCCGATGCGGAACAGCTCGCGCTGCGACGTGATCAGGCCGAGGAAGTACACGAGCGACGAGTCCTTGACGATCGCGATGAACTGGTTCACCAGCGACGGGAGCACCTGGCGGATGCCCTGCGGGATCACGACGAGCCGCATCGAGTCGCCGTGGCTCATGCCGAGCGCCCGGGACGCCTCGAGCTGGCCGCGGTCGACCGCGAGGATGCCGGCCCGGAAGATCTCGCCGATGTACGCGCTGGCGATCAGGCTGAGGGCGAGGATGCCCAGCGGGTACGGGTTCCCCCGCGTGAACAGGTTGAACAGCGGGGACAGGCCCGTGCCGATCAGCAGGATCGTGAGGATGGCCGGGAGGCCGCGGAACACGTCGGTATAGATGCGGCTGAGCACGCGCGGCAGGCGATGGCGGCTCGTGCCCATCACCGCGAGCAGCAGCCCGACCACGATGCCGATCGCCGTGGCGCAGAGGGCCAGCAGCAGCGTGTTCCACACCCCGTAGGCGAGCATGTCGGGCAGCGTGCGCAGCATCGCCTCGCCGTCGAAGAAGCTGCGGCCGATGTTGGCCAGCGCGTCGGAGAAGTTCACGGTCGCCCCCTGCTCACTCGCTCGGCTGGAACTCGTCGGGCACGGGCTGGTCCGGGAAGAACTCCTGGTCGATCTCGAGCCAGGTGCCGTCGGCGACGATGTCGGCGACAGCACCGTCCACGGCCGTCTTCAGTGCGTCGTTGCCCTTCGCGATCGGGAAGCCCACCGGGAACTCCGGCACGGCGACGTTGATCGCGATGGTCTGCGAGCCGTTCGACGCCGCCGCGTACTCCTCGGCCACGGGGAAGTCGAGGAAGTGCGCGTCGATGGTGCCCGAGCCCAGCGCGGCGACGGCGCTGTTGTTGTCGGGGAAGCGCACGAGCTCGGCACCGGTGAAGTTCTCCTGCGCGTAGCTGTCCTGGATCGTGCCCTGGACGATGCCGAGGCGCTTGCCGTCGAGCGAGGACTCGTCGTCGGTGATGCCCGAGCCGTCGGCGGCCAGGACCGAGATGTACCCGATGAAGTAGTGGTCGCTGAAGTCGACCGTCTTCTCGCGTTCTTCGGTGTCGCTGATGGACGCGGCCGCCATGTCGAGTTGCCCGTTGGCGACGGCGGGCAGCAGGGCCGAGAACTCCTGCGTGACGAACTCGGTCTTCAGCCCGAGGCGCTTCGCGACCTCCTTCGCCATCTCGACGTCGAAGCCCTGCAGCTCGCCGTCCTCGGTGTAGGCGTAGGGCTTCGTGTCGCCGGTCGTGCCGATCCGCAACGTGCCGGCCGAGACGGTGTCCAGCTCGTTCGAGGCGCCGGCTTCGGAGCCGCCCGACGAGCAGGCGGTCAGGGCGAGGCCGAGGGCGGCGACCGCGGCGAGGGCGGCCGTGAGGCGGGTGGTCGTTCGTCTGGTCATGGTTCTCTCCTGTCAGGGCGGTGCGAGGGGAGTGCGGGGTGGGTTCGGGAGGCGCGGGTCGGGTCGATCAGGACGGCACGGCCAGGCGGTCGACCGTGTCGGTGGCGGCCGCAGCCGTGTGGTCGTCCTCGTCGAGCCAGGACGTGCCGTCGTAGCCGCGGTCGGGGCTCATGAAGTCGATGTCGGTGAACGGTTCCTCGTCGACGGCCAGCTGCGCGAGCAGCTCCCCGATCGCGGGGGCGTGCTTGAAGCCGTGGCCGCTGTCGCCGCCGGCGACCACGACGCGGGGGTCGCCGCCGGGGTGGCCGATGACGAACTGCCGGTCGGGCGAGTTCGTCACCATGCAGGCGATCGCCTTGGCGGGGGTCGGGTCGAGCCCCGGGAAGGCCCGGGCCACGGCTGCCGAGAGCATGCCGTAGTCCGCCGCGGGGTGGATGTACCGGTCCACGGTGTCGGCCTCGGCGTCCTCGAAGGCACCGCCCGAGTCCTCGAGGCCGATCTTGACGGCGTAGCCGTCACCGTCGCCCCGGTCGGCGCCGTGGCCCCAGAGGGTGGTGCCGTCGGGCAGCTGGCGGATGAACACCGGGAAGGCCGCGAGGTCGAAGTCGCCGCCCGGTGCCGTCGCCTCGGGGGTCGTGCCCTCGAACCAGAAGAGCGGGGTGCGGCGGGCGACGAGGGGATGGTCGACGAACTGCGGGGTCCAGGCACCGAGCGTCACGACCACGCGGGCGGCCCGCAGCACGCGTCCCCCGGCCGTGACCTCGACTCCCCCGTCGACGGGGTCGATCGCCGTCACCCGGGTGTCGGTCAGCACGGTCGCGCCGAGCGACCGGGCCACCTCGACGGCGGCCCGCACGCCCTTCTCGGGGTAGCTGATGCCGGCGGCGGGGTCCCACACGCCGATGTCGTCGGGGCCGAAGCCGGCGTACTGCGGGAACCGCGCGACGAGTTCGTCGTGCTCGAAGACCGTCGACTCGAGCCCGGCCTCGTGGACGGCACGCAGGGTGCCGGCGACGACGTGGCCGTCGCGGGGGCCGACCATGACGCCGCCGGTCTGACGCAGGAGGGTCTGACCGGTGCGCTCGCCGAGGTCGCACCAGAGGTCGCGGGCGCGGGTCGCGATCGGGGCGAGCCCCGGGTGCTCCATGCAGGCGATGCGGAACAGCCGGGTCGCGCCGTGGGTCGAGCCCATCGGGTGGCCAATGCCGAAGCGCTCGACGCCGATCACGCGCCGTCCCCGCTCGGCGAGGCGCCAGAGCGCCTGTGCCCCCCAGGCGCCGAGCCCGACGACGATGACGTCGGCGTCGAGGGACGGGTCGGTGGGTCCTGGTACCGAGGAGGCGGTGGTGGCGTCGTTCATGGCCCCTGTCTATTGCGTCGGCACTTGCGCCCTCAAATACCAAAAAGGGATGATCTGATACGCGCTGCATATGAGGCGCGACCGACGAGAGGCCCGTCATGGAGATCCGAGAACTCACCTACTTCATGGCGGTCGCCGACGACCTGTCGTTCACGAAGGCCGCCGCGCGGTTGCAGATGAGCCAGCCGCCGCTCAGCCAGGCCATCTCACGACTCGAGGCGAAGCTCGGCACGCGGTTGTTCGAGCGGCAGGCGCGGACGGCCCCCCGACTGACCCCCGCGGGCGAACTGCTGAAGCGCGAAGGCAAGCGCATCCTGCACCAGATCGAGCAGACCGAGTCGCTGCTCGACTCGGTCGTGGCCGACGTCCAACCGCTGCGGGTGGGCAGCATCAGCTCGGTGCTCGCCGGCCTGCTGCCGACCGTGGTGCGGGCGTTCTCCGCGTCGCACCCGGGTGCCCGGGTGCTCGTCGAGGAGAGCGAGGAGCAGGCGATCCTGTCCGACCTCGTCCGCGGGTCGGTCGACCTGGGGTTCACGCGCGTCCGGTCGATCGACGACCGGTTCGAGGTCGAGCAGCTGGCTCTCGAGCCGCTGGTCGTGGCCCTGCCCGACACCCACCGCCTGGCCGGCGAGACCTCGGTGCCGCTCGGCGAACTGGCCGAGGACGACTTCATCATGTTCAACCGCGAGGACGCACCCCAGGCCTACGACCGCATCGTCATGTCGTGCGTCCGCGCCGGGTTCAACCCCCGCATCCCCATCCACGCGGTCAACGACCTCTCGATGCTGAGCACGGTCGCCTGCGGCCTCGGCGTCTCGCTCATGCCCTACCTCTCGTCGTACATCCCGATCCCCGGCGTCCGCTTCGTCACCATCGCCGAGGACTGGGCGCGGACGGCCCTGTCGATGCTCTGGCTCTCCGGCCGGCCGAACCCGATGACGACGGCCTTCACGGCGCAGATCCGGACCGAGCTCACCGTGATGCGCGACCGCGACCTGCGGGCCGGGCGCATCACCCTCGAGTTGATCGGCGGTTGAACCGACGACGCGAGCACGACTTGGGGCACGTCGCGTCCCGTGTCAAGCCCGGTGCGCATCCTCCCCGGGCCGGAGAGGATGGAGCATCTCCTGCCAGTGCTTCACGGGCGGCACGGTCTCGTCACACGGCCGTGTCGGCGGAGACCGATGCGACGATCGTCGCGTCGCGGGGCCGCTACCCGCCCTAGGGGTCGCGGCCCCTCACAGGCCTGCGGCCTAGTGTGACGACCAGTGCCCGCCGCGGCCGACCATCGTGTCTCCAGACCTCGGACACGACGAGACCGGGCGTACAACCGCTACCAAGAGATCAGAGGTCCATCCCATGCCCGTGACGACGCTCTACACACGTCAACAAGCCATCCGCCTGTCGTCCGAGAGCGACGTCGACGCCCTGAAGGGACGGATCGTCGCCGCATCCGGCGGAGCGCCGGCGTTCGTCGACGTCGAGACGGCGTCGGGCAGCCACGTGTCCGTCCTGGTCACCGGTCGGACCGAGATCTGGTTCGAGACGGTCGACCGTGTCGACGAGCCGTCGGCAGCCTCCGTCGCGGAGCTCCCCGACTTCGACTACTACGCCGCCGAGTCGGCGTAGTCGTCCGGCTCTCGCCGGATCTCGGCCACGCTGAGCTGCGACGACGCGGTGATCAGCACCTCGACGGCCTTCAGCGTGCCGGCCCCCTCGTTGACGGTCAGCCAGAACGGCTCGCCGCCGGTCGCGGTCGCCAGGACGCGGGCCTTGAGGTCCTGGAGCGACGTGTTCGACAGGGTGTACGCATGGCCGTCGTAGACGATGTCGATGCGGTTCATCAGGTGGCCTTACTGGCGGGCACGGAGGGCTCGGGCACGATCTGCAGACCCGCATTCGTGTTGGCACTGACCTCGAGGGCGTGGATCCATGCAGGGTTGATGGCCGGGCTGCGCGAGCCATAGTACTTGTACACCAGTGGGATGGTCGGGTGCAGCCAGATGCTCGTGCGGCCGTCTCCGACCTGATGGTCGTCCTTCCACGAGAAGTAGAACGATTCACCGCGACGCATCTTCATGCCGATGACGATCTGGAGATGGGCGAGGGTGCGGTCGTCAAAATCGATGGTCAACGAGCGGTCGTAAGCGAGTTTGCCCATGTCTGGCCTTCTGCGAGAGCGGAGCGACCAGGGCCCAGACGGCCGCTCGACGCACGGGTCGATGGACGACCGATGCGACCAGACGCTACACGACATCTGTCCCCCGACACCGACCCTTTCAACCCGATAATCCTCTCTCCCACAAAACTGACGACAGGTCAACCCTCTTCACCAGAACGGGGGGTCTTCATAGATTGGAGACCGATCCCCGGGCCAGCGGAGGTCGGTCACCCCGGGAGGAAAGTCGGTCATGAGCACCTACGAAACCAATCCGTTCGCTCGACCCGCGGTGATCCACACGTACCCCAAACCCGGCATTTCTCGAGCACACCGCGTGAGCATCGGCCTGACCGGCATCGACCGGAGCAGCAGTGCGTACCGACTGCCCGCCTACGAGGACTTCTTCCTGCCCCGTCCCGCCCACGACGGCAGGTCCTCGCGAGGGAGCACCCGGTGAAGCACATGACCTTCGCCGACAAGTCGTTCCTGCTCGGCGACGAGACGGCCGTCACGGTCCTCGAGTACGCCGCGGCGTTGGCCCACCACCACGACGCGGACGACGTCGAACTCGCGGCGATCAGCTCGGACGGTGACGAGGTGCGAGCCATCCTGTTGCTCGGCGGGGGTGCACCGCTGATGGCCGAGAGTGCCCACACCGAGTTGCCCGAGCCCGACAACGCCGATGCGCTCGCCTACATGAAGCGGCGCCTCGACGCGTTGCGGCACGCACCGTCGGCCAACCCTCTGGACCCGGAGACGCACGTCGACAGCGCGTACCCCGAACCCGACCTGACCCAGAGTTGATCGAGACGGATCGACGCGGTCGAGGCGCTGAGTCGTGCGCCGATCGGTGATTCGTTGTCACGGCCCTTCCTCGACCTCTTCCCCGTCTCCGGGGTCTCGATCGCCACCGTGGGCCCCGTCCTCGGCAGCGAGACCCTGACGGCGACGGACGACACCGCCCTGCGGCTCGACGAGCTGCAGTTCGACCTCGGCGAGGGCCCGTGCTGGGACGCCATGCGCACCGGCAGCCCGGTGCTGGTGTCCGACGCGCGTGCGTCGTCCAGTGCCGTCTGGCCCACGTTCGGCCCCGCGATCGTCGACCTCGACGTCCAGGCGATGTTCGTGTTCCCCGTCCGGGTGGGCCCCCTGTAGCTGGGTGCCATCGACCTGTACAGCGACCGGCCGGACGAGATGCCGGGCGAGGCCGTGATGCGGGCCCAGATCCTGGCCCGAGCCGTCAGTCGGGCCGTCCTGCGCCACACGCTCGAACGGGAGCGACGCGACAACAACCTCGAAGTCGAGCCCGTCGGGGCGCACTCGCGACGCATCGTGCACCAGGCCACGGGACGCATCCTCGTCCAGGCCCGGGTGTCGGCCGACGATGCGCACCTCCTCTTGCAGGGCTACGCGTTCTCGACCGGGGCCCGCGTGATCGACGTGGCCACCGACATCCTCCGTGGGCGGTTGACGTTCTCGGCCTCAGAACACGGAATCGAGGAACACCGCAATGAGTAACACCGACCGGGAGACCCATCTCGTCGACGTCTTCACCACCCTGGCCGACACCCTCGTCGCCGATTACGACGTCGTCGAACTGCTGCAGACGCTGGTCGACACCACGGTCGACCTGTTCGACGTGAGCGCCGCGGGCATCCTTCTTGCCGAGGCCGACGGAGCGCTCGACGTCGTGGCCTCGACCAGCGAGGCGTCGTACCTGATCGAGGTCATGCAGCTGGACTCCGAAGAGGGCCCCTGCTTCGACTGCTACGTCACCGGCGCCTCCGTCAGCGTGCCCGACCTCGGCACCGTGCCCGACCGGTGGCTGCCGTTCGCCCGGGCCGCGTCCGAGCACGGCTTCGCCTCGGTGTTCGCGATCCCCCTCCGACTCAGGGCCGAGACGATCGGCACGCTCAACCTCCTGCGTCGAGAGACCGGCGACCTGAACCCCCGTGACATCCGCGCCGCCCAGGCGCTGGCGGACGTCGCCACGATCGGCATCCTGCACGAGCGCACGGTGCGCGAGGGCGACGTCGTGCAGCGACAGTTGCAGACCGCCCTCGGCACGCGCGTCGTCATCGAGCAGGCCAAGGGCGTCGTGTCCGAGACCCGCCGCGTCAGCACCGACGCCGCCTTCGACGTACTCCGGCGCCATGCTCGTGACCACAACGCCCGCTTGGCCGACGTCGCCCGGGACGTCGTCGAGCGCCGCCTCGAACTCTGACCTCCAACGCGAACCGGCCATGGCCGCCGGACCTGCTTAAGCGATGACGACCAACTTTGTCCAGCCCCTTCTCAGGGGGCGACGTGACTGCGAGTCTGTTCACCGAGCCCGTCGCGGGCCGGCCTGAACCCGGCTCGCGAGGGG
It encodes the following:
- the solA gene encoding N-methyl-L-tryptophan oxidase gives rise to the protein MNDATTASSVPGPTDPSLDADVIVVGLGAWGAQALWRLAERGRRVIGVERFGIGHPMGSTHGATRLFRIACMEHPGLAPIATRARDLWCDLGERTGQTLLRQTGGVMVGPRDGHVVAGTLRAVHEAGLESTVFEHDELVARFPQYAGFGPDDIGVWDPAAGISYPEKGVRAAVEVARSLGATVLTDTRVTAIDPVDGGVEVTAGGRVLRAARVVVTLGAWTPQFVDHPLVARRTPLFWFEGTTPEATAPGGDFDLAAFPVFIRQLPDGTTLWGHGADRGDGDGYAVKIGLEDSGGAFEDAEADTVDRYIHPAADYGMLSAAVARAFPGLDPTPAKAIACMVTNSPDRQFVIGHPGGDPRVVVAGGDSGHGFKHAPAIGELLAQLAVDEEPFTDIDFMSPDRGYDGTSWLDEDDHTAAAATDTVDRLAVPS
- a CDS encoding amino acid ABC transporter permease, which produces MLRTLPDMLAYGVWNTLLLALCATAIGIVVGLLLAVMGTSRHRLPRVLSRIYTDVFRGLPAILTILLIGTGLSPLFNLFTRGNPYPLGILALSLIASAYIGEIFRAGILAVDRGQLEASRALGMSHGDSMRLVVIPQGIRQVLPSLVNQFIAIVKDSSLVYFLGLITSQRELFRIGQDAAITNGNLSPLVLAGVFYLIITVPLTHLVNVIDRRLREGRSFGRRPSGTVPPASPPTSAGAVATAAPATSAATASAATTEPLAPATSGAPR
- a CDS encoding amino acid ABC transporter ATP-binding protein encodes the protein MTTLTAPPAVPSVQTAGDLEIRGLTKDFGATRVLHGIDLVVPAGSTTCIIGPSGSGKSTVLRCINRLEEPSGGEVLLDGTDVLHGSEDALRRRVGMVFQHFNLFPHRTVLDNIVLPLRRVRRVSAAEARRVALERLTEVGLAEKADVRPASLSGGQKQRVAIARALALGPEVMLFDEATSALDPELVKGVLALMKGLAGAGMTMVVVTHEMGFAREAADQVVFMDRGVVVEAGPPAQLFDHPRTDRLKTFLDQVL
- a CDS encoding glycoside hydrolase family 16 protein, with the protein product MMRTDQHLTTRTLTRRTLTRRTLTGVGLAAAAALAATTVAATPAPASAETSAQQAIVWSQEFDGGAGSAPDPSVWNLETGGGGWGNGELQNYTNSRSNSALDGNGNLVITAKREGDGSYTSARLTTQDKYTAQYGRVEARIQIPRGQGIWPAFWMLGADLPTNAWPSAGEIDIMENVGFEPHRVHGTVHGPGYSGGEGLTSTWQHPQGWSIADDFHTFAVDWAPGSITWSVDGQVYHQVTPASTGGDPWVFDKPFFIILNVAVGGAWPGYPDGSTPLPQQMKVDYVRVYQ
- a CDS encoding ABC transporter substrate-binding protein; the encoded protein is MTRRTTTRLTAALAAVAALGLALTACSSGGSEAGASNELDTVSAGTLRIGTTGDTKPYAYTEDGELQGFDVEMAKEVAKRLGLKTEFVTQEFSALLPAVANGQLDMAAASISDTEEREKTVDFSDHYFIGYISVLAADGSGITDDESSLDGKRLGIVQGTIQDSYAQENFTGAELVRFPDNNSAVAALGSGTIDAHFLDFPVAEEYAAASNGSQTIAINVAVPEFPVGFPIAKGNDALKTAVDGAVADIVADGTWLEIDQEFFPDQPVPDEFQPSE
- a CDS encoding intradiol ring-cleavage dioxygenase, which codes for MSDPRPTRIPEPDRTPEGPAYEGRLLDRVDDEVVDQGVAFDLRTLVSRRSVLGLIGLGAGSVVLAACTSATGAGGTGASSTATASPSPSASAGAATTLPAGEIPDETAGPYPGDGSNGADVLERSGIVRSDIRSSLDGGTTAAGVPITLSMTVLDMANGDVPFADVAVYVWHCDAAGGYSMYSDGITGETYLRGVQVADASGTVTFSSVFPACYSGRWPHVHFEVYPDVGSITDSTNAIATSQLALPADACRTVYALSDYDGSTANLGRVSLADDNVFSDDSGALQLPTVTGDATSGYALALTVRVDTGTTPTAGAAPGGGGAPARAEPPRPHGDGRRRGARPPRTAPPRVVAYW